The Dioscorea cayenensis subsp. rotundata cultivar TDr96_F1 chromosome 19, TDr96_F1_v2_PseudoChromosome.rev07_lg8_w22 25.fasta, whole genome shotgun sequence genome includes a window with the following:
- the LOC120250364 gene encoding uncharacterized vacuolar membrane protein YML018C: protein MGGSLKWSGKETWDWNIGLIYVVAVAAIWIAASYIVQSVVDAGVSPFLITYICNSLFVVYLPLVEVGRYFEDSVVNIWVWCKNKEKVSTIHSGDAEVVNLLKESDNVLDPNLLFSHRGDVVSRVESRIQDSEIIMPGQDDAVTGSGTYVAGESSSKQLDAKGRWTRTEVAKVSLLICPFWFLAQLTFNLSLKYTTVTSNTILSSTSSLFTFLVSLAFLGEAFTWIKLISVLLCMMGTIIVSLADSGNGVNAIATRPLLGDVLALLSAGLYAVYITLIRKKLPDEKKGEGQASMAQFLGFLGLFNLVLFFPVALVLHFTRLEPFHKLTWEQVGLIVGKGLLDNVLSDYLWAKAVLLTTTTVATAGLTIQVPIAAVVDTLTGHAPSLMDYFGAAVVMVGFTGINIPSDTFNKPQATQQEQEAENPSIVDHQHSILVIGSTPSTS, encoded by the exons ATGGGTGGTTCATTGAAATGGTCGGGGAAAGAGACATGGGATTGGAATATAGGTTTGATCTATGTAGTTGCAGTTGCCGCCATTTGGATTGCCGCTAGTTATATTGTTCAGTCAGTTGTTGATGCTGGGGTATCACCTTTCCTAATAACCTATATCTGCAACTCACTGTTTGTGGTTTACCTCCCTTTAGTTGAAGTTGGAAGGTATTTTGAGGATTCAGTTGTAAATATATGGGTTTGGtgtaaaaataaggaaaaagtaAGCACAATTCATTCTGGAGATGCAGAGGTTGTAAATCTATTAAAGGAGAGTGATAATGTTTTGGATCCAAATTTGTTGTTCAGCCATCGTGGAGATGTTGTATCTCGAGTTGAATCTCGGATTCAGGATTCAGAAATTATAATGCCTGGTCAGGATGATGCAGTCACTGGTTCTGGAACTTATGTGGCTGGTGAAAGCAGCAGCAAACAATTGGATGCCAAAGGACGATGGACACGAACTGAAGTGGCAAAAGTCAGCCTGTTAATTTGTCCTTTCTGGTTTTTAGCACAACTAACGTTCAATCTGTCTCTCAAATATACCACTGTTACC TCCAATACCATCCTAAGCAGCACTTCCAGCCTTTTCACTTTCTTGGTGTCTTTGGCTTTTCTAGGGGAAGCATTTACGTGGATAAAGCTAATTAGTGTCCTTCTATGCATGATGGGAACAATAATAGTCAGCCTGGCTGATTCAGGAAATGGAGTAAATGCAATTGCTACACGTCCTCTTCTTGGAGACGTTCTTGCTCTCTTGTCAGCTGGATTATATGCTGTTTACATCACCctcattagaaaaaaattgcctgatgaaaagaaaggagaaggtCAAGCAAGTATGGCCCAATTCCTTGGATTTCTTGGGCTGTTCAATCTCGTATTGTTCTTCCCTGTTGCACTGGTTTTGCATTTTACAAGACTAGAGCCCTTTCATAAGCTTACATGGGAGCAAGTTGGTCTTATCGTTGGGAAAG GTTTGTTAGATAATGTGCTCAGTGATTACTTATGGGCGAAAGCCGTTCTCTTGACGACAACAACAGTCGCTACTGCTGGTCTCACAATTCAGGTTCCAATAGCTGCTGTTGTGGACACTTTGACCGGGCATGCTCCTAGTCTTATGGATTATTTCGGAGCTGCAGTTGTTATGGTTGGGTTCACCGGGATCAACATCCCATCTGATACTTTCAATAAGCCCCAGGCAACTCAACAAGAACAGGAAGCTGAAAATCCAAGCATAGTTGATCACCAACATAGTATTCTGGTGATTGGAAGCACACCATCCACATCCTAG